From a single Pseudorasbora parva isolate DD20220531a chromosome 15, ASM2467924v1, whole genome shotgun sequence genomic region:
- the pax1b gene encoding paired box protein Pax-1, whose product MQMDQTYGEVNQLGGVFVNGRPLPNAIRVRIVELAQLGIRPCDISRQLRVSHGCVSKILARYNETGSILPGAIGGSKPRVTTPNVVKSIRDYKQGDPGIFAWEIRDRLLADGVCDKYNVPSVSSISRILRNKIGNLSQPSQYDSKPSPPQISYNPVYPYSYPNAMSPTGSKLGGPPAVSVATLSRAWPSVHTVSNILGIRAFMDPAAIAGAESYQPKMEDWTGVNRASFPSVHGVNGIEKAPIESDIKYNQASSNLSGYVPACAYSATNQYGVYGGPAGNYGHWQSQGASLGHPNSGSMIQSPNLHCAISFKNTAREAVERKSPLSLSKHQHEVHGLSES is encoded by the exons ATGCAAATGG ATCAGACGTACGGGGAGGTGAACCAGCTCGGCGGTGTGTTTGTCAACGGCCGGCCTCTTCCTAATGCGATCCGGGTCCGAATCGTCGAACTGGCGCAGCTCGGAATCAGGCCGTGTGACATAAGTCGGCAGCTCCGGGTCTCTCACGGCTGTGTGAGCAAAATCCTGGCCAGGTACAACGAGACCGGCTCCATTTTACCTGGTGCTATCGGTGGGAGTAAACCCCGGGTCACGACGCCAAACGTGGTGAAGAGCATAAGGGATTATAAACAGGGCGACCCTGGAATATTTGCTTGGGAAATACGCGACAGACTGCTGGCCGACGGAGTGTGTGACAAATATAACGTTCCGTCTGTGAGCTCCATCAGTCGCATTTTAAGAAACAAGATCGGGAACCTGTCTCAGCCGAGTCAGTATGACAGCAAACCCTCTCCACCGCAGATCTCCTATAACCCCGTGTATCCATACTCCTACCCGAACGCCATGTCCCCGACCGGCTCCAAACTGGGAGGTCCTCCGGCGGTGTCCGTTGCAACGCTATCCCGGGCCTGGCCCTCCGTGCACACCGTCAGCAACATATTAGGAATACGGGCTTTCATGGACCCCGCAG CCATTGCTGGAGCAGAGAGTTATCAGCCGAAAATGGAGGACTGGACGGGCGTTAACAGAGCGTCTTTCCCTTCCGTGCACGGAGTCAACGGGATCGAGAAAGCTCCTATAGAAAGTGACATCAAGTACAACCAG GCTTCATCAAATTTATCGGGATATGTTCCTGCGTGCGCGTACTCCGCCACTAATCAGTACGGGGTTTACGGTGGGCCCGCCGGTAACTACGGGCACTGGCAGTCTCAGGGCGCGAGCCTCGGCCATCCGAACAGCGGGAGCATGATCCAGAGCCCCAACCTGCACTGCGCCATATCCTTCAAGAACACGGCCCGGGAAG CTGTAGAAAGAAAGAGTCCTCTGAGTCTCAGCAAACACCAGCACGAGGTTCACGGACTCTCGGAGTCGTAA
- the nkx2.4b gene encoding NK2 homeobox 4b yields MSLSPKHSTPFSVSDILSPIEETFKKFAAMESSASLASPLYRQTQVSQANLQQHSMGHNTYHMPHSQFSHSAMGGYCNGTIGAMGDLPSYQESMRNGATATAWYGSNPEPRYPTISRFMGPSAGMNMGTLPGMDASKSMVTLHAAPRRKRRVLFSQAQVYELERRFKQQKYLSAPEREHLASMIHLTPTQVKIWFQNHRYKMKRQAKDKASQQPDSGNLCAQQSPRRVAVPVLVKDGKPCQNGSGTPTPVHQQVQSVMGSETLASAEDLEEMSPSPPLMNGLSQTDAALIEYTSGMVSSNLLYGRTW; encoded by the exons ATGTCCTTGAGCCCCAAACATTCAACGCCTTTCTCAGTGAGCGATATTTTGAGCCCGATCGAGGAGACCTTCAAGAAGTTTGCAGCCATGGAGAGCAGCGCGAGCCTGGCGTCTCCTCTGTACAGACAGACTCAGGTGTCTCAGGCGAACCTGCAGCAGCACAGCATGGGCCACAACACCTACCACATGCCGCACTCTCAGTTCTCGCACAGCGCCATGGGAGGATACTGCAACGGGACTATCGGCGCCATGGGGGACCTGCCGTCCTACCAGGAGAGCATGAGGAACGGCGCGACGGCCACGGCATGGTACGGCTCGAACCCGGAGCCGAGATATCCGACAA TCTCCAGGTTTATGGGTCCCTCCGCGGGCATGAACATGGGAACATTACCGGGCATGGATGCGAGCAAATCAATGGTGACTTTACACGCGGCGCCGCGGAGGAAACGGCGCGTGCTCTTCTCTCAAGCGCAGGTGTACGAGCTGGAGCGGCGCTTTAAGCAGCAGAAGTATCTGTCGGCACCGGAGAGGGAACATTTGGCCAGCATGATTCACCTGACCCCGACCCAGGTCAAGATCTGGTTCCAGAATCACAGGTATAAAATGAAGCGCCAGGCGAAGGATAAAGCGTCCCAGCAGCCGGACAGCGGAAACCTGTGCGCGCAACAGTCGCCGAGGCGCGTGGCTGTGCCCGTGCTCGTTAAGGACGGTAAGCCGTGTCAGAACGGCTCCGGTACGCCGACGCCGGTCCATCAGCAGGTGCAGAGCGTGATGGGCAGCGAGACTTTGGCTTCAGCGGAGGATCTGGAGGAAATGTCGCCCAGTCCTCCTCTGATGAACGGCCTCTCTCAGACTGACGCCGCGCTCATCGAGTACACGAGCGGCATGGTGAGCTCCAACCTGCTGTACGGCAGAACATGGTGA